One genomic region from Halococcus qingdaonensis encodes:
- a CDS encoding histone deacetylase family protein, which yields MRYGYSSDCLNHDTGPRHPESPDRLRAIRQGLSSRHGVKYVEADAIDEAQARAVHDDEYVEEVREFCADGGGQWDPDTVAVEATWEAALKSAGQAVWSAHEALDGSEGRETPFAIGRPPGHHAVADDAMGFCFLNNAAIAAQSALDGAAERVAIIDWDVHHGNGIQDIFYDRGDVFYCSIHERGLYPGSGEIGETGEGDGERTTANVAFPAGGDDEAYLATVDDVFAPLLADFDPDLLLVSAGFDAHEHDPISRMTVSTEGYGVLAARIRNLAERCGAGLGFVLEGGYGLETLSESINKVNEVFEGYEPAAPDGDVDDRLQSVIDDARTAHGLGEK from the coding sequence ATGAGATACGGCTATTCGAGCGACTGTCTCAACCACGACACCGGCCCGCGCCATCCCGAGAGTCCCGATCGCCTACGCGCGATCCGGCAGGGACTCTCCAGCCGCCACGGCGTCAAGTACGTCGAGGCCGACGCGATCGACGAGGCGCAGGCCCGTGCGGTCCACGACGACGAATATGTAGAAGAGGTTCGCGAGTTCTGCGCCGACGGCGGCGGCCAGTGGGATCCCGACACGGTGGCCGTCGAGGCGACCTGGGAGGCGGCGCTCAAAAGCGCTGGACAGGCCGTCTGGAGCGCGCACGAGGCGCTCGATGGCAGCGAGGGACGAGAAACGCCGTTCGCCATCGGTCGGCCGCCCGGCCACCACGCGGTCGCCGACGACGCGATGGGGTTTTGCTTCCTCAACAACGCCGCCATCGCCGCCCAGTCGGCGCTCGACGGGGCCGCAGAGCGCGTCGCCATCATCGACTGGGACGTCCACCACGGCAACGGCATCCAGGACATCTTCTACGATCGCGGCGACGTGTTCTACTGCTCGATCCACGAACGGGGGCTCTATCCGGGATCCGGTGAGATCGGTGAGACCGGCGAGGGCGATGGCGAGAGAACGACCGCGAACGTGGCGTTCCCGGCCGGCGGCGACGACGAGGCCTACCTTGCCACCGTCGACGACGTGTTCGCGCCGCTGCTGGCCGATTTCGATCCGGATCTACTGCTCGTGAGCGCCGGTTTCGACGCCCACGAACACGACCCGATCTCGCGGATGACTGTCTCGACGGAGGGGTACGGCGTGCTGGCCGCGCGCATCCGCAATCTCGCCGAGCGCTGCGGGGCCGGCCTCGGCTTCGTTCTCGAAGGTGGCTACGGTCTGGAGACGCTCTCGGAGAGCATCAACAAGGTGAACGAAGTGTTCGAGGGCTACGAACCGGCCGCACCCGACGGCGATGTCGACGATCGGTTACAGTCAGTCATCGACGACGCACGGACGGCTCACGGGCTGGGCGAGAAGTAG
- the cca gene encoding CCA tRNA nucleotidyltransferase has protein sequence MTDALDTLLARVRERVTPDADERARLDAATARLDERVAAAIDECPVAADTLHVGSTARGTWLPGDRDIDLFVRFPPDLPRAELERHGLAIGHAVLPDGHEEYAEHPYVTGEFEGFAVDLVPCYRVESATAIRSAVDRTPFHTRYLAARLDDALATDVRVTKRFLSAIGVYGSDLRTRGFSGYLTELLVLEHGGFRELVTAAADWQPPVRFDPEGHGTRRFDDPLVVIDPTDPERNVAAVLSVTNLARFQHHARRLLADPDDDRFAPRTSTVLSPADVRRELDRRETTPVAVRFDAPSLVDDQLYPQLEKSLAGVRTALDDHGFDVLRSRAFADRMGVLLYELAVAERPAIERHVGPPVSAREHAERFYETYATADCDGPFVDGDRYVVERERDYRTADDLLADGFDGIALGTDIERAIDDGYSVLVGDDVPALADEFGVDLADYFSPSP, from the coding sequence ATGACCGACGCCCTCGACACGCTCCTCGCGCGGGTCCGCGAACGCGTCACGCCCGACGCCGACGAACGCGCCCGCCTCGACGCCGCGACCGCCCGGCTCGACGAGCGCGTCGCGGCGGCCATCGACGAGTGCCCCGTCGCGGCCGACACGCTCCACGTCGGCTCGACCGCCCGCGGGACGTGGCTGCCCGGCGATCGCGACATCGACCTGTTCGTCCGATTTCCACCCGACCTCCCGCGGGCGGAGCTCGAACGCCACGGGCTCGCCATCGGCCACGCCGTGCTGCCCGACGGCCACGAGGAGTACGCCGAACACCCCTACGTCACCGGCGAATTCGAGGGGTTCGCCGTCGATCTCGTCCCCTGCTATCGCGTCGAGAGCGCGACGGCCATCCGCTCGGCCGTCGATCGCACCCCCTTCCACACGCGCTATCTCGCCGCCCGCCTCGACGACGCGCTCGCAACCGACGTCCGCGTTACCAAACGGTTCCTCTCGGCGATCGGCGTCTACGGCAGCGACCTCCGCACCCGCGGCTTCTCTGGCTATCTCACTGAACTGCTCGTGCTCGAACACGGCGGCTTTCGAGAACTCGTCACGGCGGCCGCCGACTGGCAGCCTCCCGTGCGCTTCGATCCGGAAGGCCACGGCACGCGGCGCTTCGACGATCCGCTCGTGGTGATCGACCCCACCGACCCCGAGCGCAACGTCGCGGCAGTGCTCTCGGTCACCAACCTCGCACGCTTCCAACACCACGCGCGCCGGCTGCTCGCCGATCCCGACGACGACCGCTTCGCTCCCCGCACGTCGACGGTGCTCTCGCCGGCGGACGTTCGACGTGAACTCGATCGCCGTGAGACGACGCCCGTCGCCGTCCGCTTCGACGCGCCGTCACTCGTCGACGACCAGCTCTACCCACAGCTCGAGAAGTCGCTCGCGGGCGTTCGCACCGCCCTCGACGACCACGGCTTCGACGTGCTCCGCTCGCGGGCGTTCGCCGACCGCATGGGAGTCCTGCTCTACGAACTCGCCGTCGCCGAGCGCCCCGCCATCGAGCGACACGTGGGTCCGCCGGTGAGCGCGCGCGAGCACGCCGAACGCTTCTACGAAACCTACGCGACCGCCGACTGCGACGGCCCGTTCGTCGACGGCGACCGCTACGTCGTCGAGCGCGAACGCGACTACCGAACGGCGGACGACCTCCTCGCCGACGGGTTCGACGGGATCGCACTCGGGACCGATATCGAACGGGCGATCGACGACGGCTACTCGGTTCTCGTCGGCGACGACGTCCCGGCGCTCGCCGACGAGTTCGGTGTCGATCTCGCCGACTACTTCTCGCCCAGCCCGTGA
- a CDS encoding DUF7282 domain-containing protein, producing the protein MQPRSIAVALVAALLAVSAGTGGALAVTDSLHAQQSPAGTTDAGTATGSTGDSASGTSGPSVTFDDQNSSGESVLISSATLPEKGFVAIYDSTRSGNETNQVVGASYPLSAGTSDNIRVQLDEPVNGSTSLTAVVHTDSNGNDQFDFVSSNGQQDPPITQGDRRVVDIAQVTVEDAGSTGAATDSAGNDSAATDTGGDATEAGGAESTDANASGNKSGGNESGGDSSSSGPGFGLAVAVVALLAVALLATRRN; encoded by the coding sequence ATGCAACCACGTTCGATCGCCGTCGCTCTCGTCGCGGCCCTCCTCGCGGTGAGCGCCGGCACGGGCGGCGCGCTCGCCGTCACTGATTCCCTCCACGCACAGCAGTCACCGGCCGGCACGACCGACGCGGGCACGGCAACGGGCAGCACGGGCGACTCGGCAAGCGGAACGAGCGGGCCGTCCGTCACGTTCGACGACCAGAACAGCAGCGGCGAGAGCGTGCTCATCTCGTCGGCAACGCTGCCCGAGAAGGGGTTCGTCGCCATCTACGACAGCACTCGCTCGGGCAACGAGACGAACCAGGTCGTCGGTGCCTCCTACCCGCTCAGCGCCGGCACCTCCGACAACATCCGCGTTCAGCTCGACGAGCCGGTCAACGGTTCGACGTCGCTGACGGCGGTCGTCCACACCGACAGCAACGGTAACGACCAGTTCGACTTCGTCTCCTCGAACGGTCAGCAGGACCCCCCGATCACGCAGGGTGACCGCCGCGTTGTCGATATCGCTCAGGTCACCGTCGAGGACGCCGGCAGCACCGGTGCAGCGACCGACAGCGCGGGCAACGACAGCGCTGCCACCGACACCGGCGGCGACGCGACCGAGGCTGGCGGTGCCGAGAGCACCGATGCGAACGCCAGCGGTAACAAAAGCGGTGGGAACGAAAGCGGCGGCGACAGTAGTTCGTCCGGTCCCGGCTTCGGCCTCGCCGTCGCAGTCGTCGCACTGCTCGCGGTCGCGCTGCTCGCGACGCGTCGGAACTGA